The sequence below is a genomic window from Oscillospiraceae bacterium.
AAACTCGGGGTAGACGGGGGGCTGGATGAGAACGGACTCCCCCTCCGCCGCAAACTGCCGCACCAAGGCCGCCAGGGCGGGAACCACGCCGGGGGCAAAGCTCATAAGGGTGGTGTCCGGCCTCCAGCCGTTGCGCCGCTCCTGCCAGCGGGCGATGGAGTCGAAGTATTCGTCCCGGCGGGCGGTGTAGCCGAAGATCCCCTGTTTCGCCTTGGCTTCCACGGCATCCAGAACGGGTTGCGCGGTTTTAAAGTCCATATCCGCGACCCACAGCGGAATTACCTGATCGGTGCCAAACTGCTTGACCCTCTCGTCGTATTTGGAGGCGTCATTCTCGGTGCGGTCCACCGCGGTATCAAAATTGTATTTCATATGGCTCACTGCTCCTTTTGTCATAAACGGGTATGGCGGGAGGATCCCCGCCCAACGTCCTTGCAGGGAAGGACCGCGGGCCCCACAGGGAAGGGGGGGAGCCCGCGGCCGGAGAAGTAGGAAGGGGCGGAGAGAGGGAACGCCCCTACTTTGCGGAGGCGCCGGTGGCCAGCTTATCCTGCAGCCAGTTCTTGCCGTCCACGAAGCGGGCCACTACAAAGGAGATTACGTAGTCGCCGGAGGAGTTGATCATAGTGGCAGGGGGATCCACCAGATTGCCTATGGTAATGGCGATGGGGTAGGCCAGGGCCATTTGATCGGGGAAGAATACGGAGCACATGATAAATTCGCCAATGTAGCCGCCGCCGGGGATTCCGGACATGCCCACCGAGGAGAGCACTGCCACCAGAATGATCAGGACAAAGTTTTCTGCACCGGCGAAGGGGATGCCGAATACGCCGAAAAGGAATGCGATTTTCAGTACGCAGGAAAAGCAGGAGCCGTCCATATGCATCGTGGCACCCAGGGGGATGACGATCTCGCTGACATCCTTGGGGATGCCGGTATCCTCGGCCACCTCCATGTTGGTGGGGATGGTGGCTACGGAGGAGCCGGTGCCGAAGGCGGTGACGGCGGGGCGGAGCACATGCCGCAGCATGATCTTTGTCGCGCCCTTGCCGCCGCCGAACCAGGCATAGAGCGGGAAAGCGGCCACCATATACAGGAAGCACAGGGGATAGTAGACCACCAGCGCGCGGCCGTAATTGAGGGTAATCTGAGGACCGTAGGTAGCCACCAGGTTGGCAAAGAAGCCGAAGAACGCGACAGGGGCGTAATATGTAACGATTTTAACGACCTTCATCATGGCGTTTGCCAGGTCGTCAAGCCATTTGGCGGTCAGGGACTCGGGGCCGCCATTCAAGTTCACGCCGAATCCGAAGAGAATGGAGAACACAATCAGCGGCAACATAGCCTTGCGGCTGAGCAGTGAGACGAAATCCTCTGCGGTGAAGAAATTGACGATCAAATCCGGAATGGACTGCTGCTGATCCACGGTGCCCGCCGTCATGCCCTTCCAGGGCTCCAGAACGGGAGGGACGAGCTTCATAATGACAATCATGATGGCGGCGGCGATGGCCCCCGTCACCAGAAAGGATATGATGGTGGTGCTCATAATCTTGCCGGCGCGCTTGCGGCTGTGCATGTTGGCCACGGCTCCGGCAATGGACGAGAACACCATGGGCACCACGATACAGAACATCAGGTTGATAAAGATGGTACCCAGGGGTTTGAGCGCCGTGGCGCCCGGCCAGACCCCGCCCACGATACAGCCCAGGACGATAGCCCCCAGCATAGCAAACAGGAGTCCGTAGTTCTTCAGGATGGATTGCTTTTTTGCCATAATAATTCGCTCCTCTCTTAACTCGCGCGGCGGTTCCTCTGTGCGCTGCTTCTATCAAGCCCTGTCAGAGGACCAGGTCTTCGTCCATGATTTCTCCCTCGGCCACGATATTGGTGTCCCCGACAAGGTAGAGGCCTGTAATACGCGCCTGTGTTTGCTCCACCTCAATCCACAGGTCCCCGCCGGGGACGCTCAGGTGGACGGTGGGGCCGGGTAGCTTTCCAAGCAGGGTCAGCACCGCCGCCGTAGAGCCGGAGCCGGTGCCGCAGGCCAGAGTGAAGTCCTCTACCCCGCGCTCGTATGTCTTCTCCACCACATTGCCGCCAGACACCACGTCGTAAAAATTGACGTTGGCCCCCTTGGGGAACGCGCTGTGGAAGCGCAGGGTCCTTCCCAGGGCGCGCAGTTCGTCCTCCACGGCGTCCACCAGACCGGGATAGTGTACCACCGCGTGGGGGATGCCGGGGGTTCCAAGCTCTACGTAGGCGCAGTCCCAGATCCGGCCCCGCGCTTCCACAGGCCGGTGCAGCTCCAGTGTGCCGGGGTTGTTGAGCTTGATTTTGTATCTGCGCCTGTCCTGGCGCCACGCCTGGACAGGGCCTGCCACAGTCTCGATGGTCATGTGGGCCCGGGCGAAGCCCCTTTCATAGGCGTACCGCGCGATGCACCGTGCGCCGTTGCCGCACATCTCCGCCACGGTGCCGTCGGGGTTGTAAAACCGCATCCGGAAGTCGCCGCCCTGTTCGGGGAAATCGGCCGCCATCAAGGCGTCGCCGCCGATGGAGATCCGCCGCGTGCAAAGCCTACGGGCCATGCCGGGCAACCTATCAAGGGGCAGCTTCAGGGCCTTGTTGTCTATT
It includes:
- a CDS encoding sodium:dicarboxylate symporter → MAKKQSILKNYGLLFAMLGAIVLGCIVGGVWPGATALKPLGTIFINLMFCIVVPMVFSSIAGAVANMHSRKRAGKIMSTTIISFLVTGAIAAAIMIVIMKLVPPVLEPWKGMTAGTVDQQQSIPDLIVNFFTAEDFVSLLSRKAMLPLIVFSILFGFGVNLNGGPESLTAKWLDDLANAMMKVVKIVTYYAPVAFFGFFANLVATYGPQITLNYGRALVVYYPLCFLYMVAAFPLYAWFGGGKGATKIMLRHVLRPAVTAFGTGSSVATIPTNMEVAEDTGIPKDVSEIVIPLGATMHMDGSCFSCVLKIAFLFGVFGIPFAGAENFVLIILVAVLSSVGMSGIPGGGYIGEFIMCSVFFPDQMALAYPIAITIGNLVDPPATMINSSGDYVISFVVARFVDGKNWLQDKLATGASAK
- the dapF gene encoding diaminopimelate epimerase codes for the protein MHFTKMQGAGNDFIVIDNKALKLPLDRLPGMARRLCTRRISIGGDALMAADFPEQGGDFRMRFYNPDGTVAEMCGNGARCIARYAYERGFARAHMTIETVAGPVQAWRQDRRRYKIKLNNPGTLELHRPVEARGRIWDCAYVELGTPGIPHAVVHYPGLVDAVEDELRALGRTLRFHSAFPKGANVNFYDVVSGGNVVEKTYERGVEDFTLACGTGSGSTAAVLTLLGKLPGPTVHLSVPGGDLWIEVEQTQARITGLYLVGDTNIVAEGEIMDEDLVL